The following are from one region of the Nicotiana tomentosiformis chromosome 7, ASM39032v3, whole genome shotgun sequence genome:
- the LOC104114727 gene encoding E3 ubiquitin-protein ligase UPL7 encodes MSEPRKHQVSLRGASAKEISRDVLLEKVSQERALRNFTRRATAAARLIQRAWQRYKVKKSVALELQQQWESMINSHLAPLKKSYISSQVLRPFIFFTTFLLARYRRIQAREKDCIRSCFRVILESINSTDPHGNFCSMAFGTVEERKVWNYQAKKLITMCLFILTEYDMSCHKNNDVLFTSLAMRLAVILTDVKGWRCISDNNIQGALVAVRDLVQFMGSIRSGLYNSVRRYICKLEAPCSFQATDERLLITASAITLALRPFHVANLVVDKNVLLEMQSAAEQYCVYLLTIPWIAQRLPMVLIPPLKHKSVLTPCLRILLMSKEQILKDMSDVDQMMSSSHNRVMPPVGWALANFIYLSTASESNISDSGKLVSGLDSQSYVHVVITLAEKLLAQIERAGWVRKEDQEVQGDGNFVEAETTFESLKTSYMDLFKPVCLQRHLMELLVLEKDGLVQRAESLPSCGAESSGSCELLDVSYYYSCMLRIFSVMNPVLGAMPVLNMLSFTPGFLSNLWGTLEESFFPGKNLVGKGKYLDQSTISENKILEVSQGKQKHSSKDVGSKWASVFQKITGKSQTEFKNVDPLDGKSNTVHIDDLSDIWDIELLRQGPDGISKDMSCLLHLFCASYSHMLLVLDDLEFYEKQVPFTLEQQRKIVSVLNTLVYNTMSHGIGPKSRLLTDSAIKCLHLLYERDCRHQFCPPTLWLSPGRNNRPPIAVAARTHEVLSATSNVDDASTSFSMGSIITVIPHIFPFEERVEMFREFINMDKVSRKMAGEVVGPGARSAEIVIRRGHIVEDGFQQLNNLGSRLKSSIHVSFVNESGLPEAGLDYGGLSKEFLTEIAKAAFSPEYGLFTQTSTSDRHLIPNTAARFLDNGIQMIEFLGRIVGKALYEGILLDYSFSHVFVQKLLGRYSFLDELSTLDPELYRNLMYVKHYDGDIKDLALDFTVTEESLGKHLVIELKPGGKDISVTKENMLQYVHAMADFKLNRQILPFSNAFYRGLTDLISPSWLKLFNASEFNQLLSGGNHDIDIDDLRKNTRYTGGYSEGSRTVKLFWEVFSNFEPRERCLLLKFVTSCSRAPLLGFKHLQPTFTIHKVSCDLPLLATFGGQDVDRLPSASTCYNTLKLPTYKRQNTLRAKLLYAINSNAGFELS; translated from the exons ATGAGCGAACCTCGAAAACACCAG GTATCATTGCGAGGCGCAAGTGCGAAGGAGATTTCGAGGGATGTGCTTTTGGAAAAAGTTTCGCAAGAGAGAGCGTTGAGGAATTTTACTCGCCGAGCCACTGCTGCCGCTCGCTTAATTCAG agagctTGGCAGCGTTATAAAGTTAAAAAATCTGTAGCCCTAGAGCTTCAGCAGCAGTGGGAATCAATGATAAATAGTCATCTTGCTCCTCTAAAGAAATCATATATATCCAGCCAAGTCCTGAGGCCTTTTATTTTCTTTACTACATTCTTGTTGGCACGGTATAGAAGAATTCAAGCCAGAGAAAAAGATTGCATTAGGAGTTGCTTTAGAGTTATCTTGGAGAGCATAAACTCAACCG ATCCTCATGGAAACTTTTGCTCAATGGCTTTTGGAACCGTGGAAGAGAGAAAAGTTTGGAATTATCAGGCAAAGAAGTTGATTACCATGTGCTTGTTTATTTTAACAGAATATGATATGTCCTGTCACAAGAATAACGATGTTTTATTTACATCGTTAGCAATGCGTTTGGCAGTAATTCTGACCGATGTGAAAGGTTGGAGGTGCATCAGCGATAACAATATACAGGGTGCATTAGTGGCAGTTAGGGATTTAGTTCAGTTCATGGGAAGTATTAGAAGTGGACTATACAATTCTGTAAGGAGGTACATTTGTAAACTTGAAGCTCCTTGTTCCTTTCAGGCGACAGATGAACGGTTATTGATAACTGCAAGTGCAATTACTTTAGCACTACGGCCATTTCATGTTGCGAACTTAGTTGTGGATAAAAATGTCTTATTAGAAATGCAGAGTGCTGCTGAGCAATACTGTGTTTATCTACTTACAATACCTTGGATTGCTCAACGGTTACCAATGGTGTTGATTCCGCCTTTGAAACACAAGTCTGTGTTAACACCTTGCTTGAGGATTCTATTG ATGTCAAAAGAGCAAATTCTAAAGGATATGTCAGATGTTGATCAGATGATGAGTTCTTCTCATAACAGGGTGATGCCACCAGTTGGTTGGGCTCTTGCAAATTTTATATACCTTTCTACAGCCAGCGAAAGCAATATCTCAGATTCTGGAAAGTTAGTGTCTGGTTTAGACAGTCAATCCTATGTCCATGTTGTGATTACTCTGGCGGAGAAATTATTGGCTCAGATTGAAAGGGCTGGATGGGTGAGAAAGGAGGACCAAGAAGTTCAAGGTGACGGAAATTTTGTTGAAGCCGAGACAACTTTTGAATCCTTGAAGACATCATACATGGACCTTTTTAAGCCCGTTTGTCTGCAGAGACATCTGATGGAACTTTTAGTGTTAGAAAAAGATGGTCTCGTTCAGAGAGCTGAAAGTCTACCATCATGTGGAGCAGAATCTTCTGGGAGCTGTGAATTGCTTGATGTTTCTTACTACTACTCATGCATGCTCAGAATATTTTCTGTAATGAATCCAGTGCTAGGGGCAATGCCAGTTCTCAACATGCTATCTTTTACTCCTGGTTTTCTTTCTAACCTGTGGGGAACTCTCGAAGAATCATTTTTTCCAGGAAAGAATCTTGTTGGTAAGGGAAAATATTTGGATCAAAGTACAATTTCTGAAAACAAGATTCTTGAAGTTTCCCAGGGAAAGCAAAAACATTCTTCTAAAGATGTAGGCAGCAAATGGGCTAGTGTATTTCAAAAGATAACCGGGAAATCACAAACTGAGTTCAAAAATGTGGATCCGCTTGATGGGAAATCTAATACAGTGCACATTGACGATCTCTCTGATATATGGGACATTGAACTGCTAAGGCAGGGTCCTGATGGCATATCAAAAGATATGTCTTGTCTGCTACATCTGTTTTGCGCTAGCTATTCACACATGTTGTTAGTTCTTGATGACCTAGAGTTTTATGAGAAACAG GTTCCTTTTACACTGGAGCAGCAGCGGAAAATTGTGTCGGTGCTGAACACATTGGTTTACAATACAATGTCCCACGGTATTGGTCCAAAAAGTAGACTTCTGACAGATTCTGCTATCAAATGCCTTCATTTATTATATGAAAGGGATTGCAGGCACCAATTTTGCCCTCCTACTTTGTGGCTTTCTCCGGGTAGAAATAATCGGCCGCCCATTGCTGTAGCTGCTAGGACTCATGAAGTTTTATCAGCTACTTCAAATGTTGATGATGCCTCAACCTCTTTTAGCATGGGCTCCATCATTACTGTTATCCCACACATCTTTCCAtttgaagaaag GGTTGAGATGTTCAGAGAATTCATCAACATGGATAAAGTATCAAGAAAAATGGCTGGTGAAGTTGTTGGACCTGGAGCACGTTCTGCAGAGATTGTAATTCGTCGTGGTCATATTGTTGAAGATGGATTTCAGCAGCTAAATAACTTAGGATCAAGGCTAAAGTCCAGCATCCACGTCTCTTTCGTGAATGAGTCTGGTCTTCCAGAGGCCGGCCTGGATTATGGTGGGTTGTCCAAGGAATTTTTGACAGAAATAGCCAAAGCAGCTTTCTCACCTGA GTACGGGCTGTTCACACAGACCTCAACCTCAGATAGACATCTAATTCCTAATACAGCTGCAAGATTTTTGGACAATGGAATTCAGATGATTGAGTTTCTTGGGAGAATCGTTGGCAAAGCACTTTATGAAGGAATATTGCTAGATTATTCCTTTTCTCATGTTTTTGTGCAAAAGCTGTTGGGCCGCTATAGCTTTCTTGATGAATTATCTACACTTGATCCTGAGCTATACAGGAATCTGATGTATGTTAAG CACTATGACGGTGATATCAAGGACCTCGCATTGGATTTTACAGTTACTGAAGAATCATTAGGGAAACACCTTGTCATTGAGCTTAAACCTGGTGGCAAGGATATTTCTGTAACAAAAGAGAACATGTTGCAATATGTTCATGCAATGGCAGATTTTAAACTTAATCGGCAG ATACTTCCTTTCTCAAATGCATTTTATAGAGGATTGACGGACCTTATATCGCCTTCCTGGTTAAAGTTGTTTAATGCAAGTGAATTTAATCAG TTGCTTTCAGGAGGAAACCATGATATTGACATTGATGATTTAAGGAAAAACACACGCTATACTGGAGGTTACTCAGAAGGGAGTCGGACTGTTAAACTCTTTTGGGAG GTATTTTCAAATTTTGAACCAAGAGAACGGTGTTTGCTGCTTAAGTTTGTGACAAGTTGTTCGCGAGCTCCTTTGCTTGGATTCAAACATCTGCAGCCAACCTTCACTATTCACAAG GTTTCATGTGATTTGCCACTATTGGCGACATTCGGCGGACAGGATGTTGATCGGCTTCCTTCAGCTTCTACTTGCTACAACACTCTCAAG CTTCCGACATACAAACGCCAGAATACATTGAGAGCAAAGCTTCTATATGCTATCAATTCCAATGCTGGATTCGAACTTTCATAG
- the LOC104086841 gene encoding GDSL esterase/lipase At5g03820-like has protein sequence MSFLRGLLGGLLLAMVFFVSDGDPLVPALCIFGDSVVDVGNNNNLSTLIKANFPPYGRDFVTHRPTGRFCNGKLATDFTAEYLGFTSYPPAYLSREARGKRILTGINFASASSGYYERTANLYRALTLPHQLKYYRVWQRKVVNLVGRTKANNIFSGSIHLISAGSSDFIQNYYINPLLNRVYSPDQFSDILMQSYSTFVQNLYGLGARKIGVTTLPPTGCLPAAITLFGAGTNHCVARLNKDAISFNNKLNRTSQNLKSKLPGIKLVVFDIYQPLFDLITKPVENGMCHCKITEENYESPPFPHKKGAAREGGFFESRKACCGTGMIETSFLCNARSIGTCSNATNYVFWDGFHPSETANEKLAQSLLEQGFELIS, from the exons ATGAGTTTCTTGAGGGGTCTATTAGGTGGTCTTCTTCTTGCTATGGTATTTTTTGTATCTGATGGAGACCCTTTGGTTCCAGCATTGTGCATCTTTGGTGATTCTGTAGTTGATGTTGGAAATAATAACAACTTAAGCACTCTCATCAAGGCAAACTTCCCACCTTATGGAAGAGATTTTGTAACCCACAGACCCACCGGAAGGTTCTGCAACGGAAAGCTGGCCACAGACTTCACAG CTGAGTATCTTGGGTTCACTTCTTACCCACCAGCTTACCTGAGCCGAGAAGCTAGAGGGAAAAGAATTCTGACTGGCATCAACTTTGCCTCTGCTTCTTCCGGTTATTATGAGAGGACTGCTAATTTATAT CGTGCTCTAACGTTGCCACACCAACTAAAATATTACAGGGTGTGGCAAAGGAAAGTAGTGAATCTGGTCGGGAGGACCAAGGCTAACAACATATTCTCAGGAAGTATACATCTTATAAGTGCAGGGAGCAGTGACTTTATTCAAAACTATTATATAAATCCACTACTCAACAGAGTCTACTCACCTGATCAGTTCTCCGATATCCTCATGCAGTCATACTCTACATTTGTTCAG AACCTCTATGGTTTAGGAGCAAGGAAGATTGGGGTCACAACTCTGCCACCAACTGGTTGTTTGCCAGCTGCCATTACTTTGTTCGGTGCAGGAACCAACCACTGCGTTGCAAGACTGAACAAAGACGCAATCTCCTTCAACAATAAGCTCAACAGGACATCTCAAAATCTAAAGAGCAAGCTTCCTGGCATCAAGCTCGTAGTCTTCGACATCTATCAGCCTCTCTTTGATCTGATCACAAAACCTGTAGAGAATGGTATGTGC CATTGTAAAATCACAGAGGAAAATTATGAAAGTCCACCTTTTCCGCACAAGAAGGGAGCCGCAAGGGAGGGGG GATTTTTTGAATCAAGGAAGGCTTGTTGCGGGACTGGTATGATAGAAACATCGTTCCTTTGTAATGCCAGGTCAATTGGAACATGCTCCAATGCTACAAATTATGTCTTCTGGGATGGATTTCATCCCTCAGAAACAGCAAATGAGAAATTGGCTCAAAGTCTGTTGGAACAGGGCTTTGAGCTCATCTCTTAA